The following proteins come from a genomic window of Neptunomonas concharum:
- a CDS encoding aldehyde dehydrogenase family protein, with amino-acid sequence MKKEYSMIINGQKVAGGGSPFSVINPATATELSQCPAASLAQLDEAVNAAEEAFKQWQHVSHQDRQKMLHSIADKIEEHAAELAEIVTQEQGKPLGLAQMEVGGAVAWTRYTADLEIPVDVIEDSPNKRIELHRKPLGVVGSILPWNWPLMIAVWHIMPALRSGNTVVVKPSSMTPFNTIRLVELINEVVPAGVINIVTGEGGLGRAMSGHEKIRKIVFTGSTPTGQNIMRNAAGNLKRLTLELGGNDAGIVLPGADVDAIASGIFQTAFLNMGQTCAALKRLYVHDSLYESLSDKLIAIAQQQQVGNGMDEGVSFGPVQNKDQYDLVNELIADAKRQGAAVHSGAAIPEGSGYFISPTIVTNVSDGVRIVDEEQFGPVLPIIRYSHIDEAIQKANASENGLGGSVWGSDLEQAQLVASQLECGTAWINGHAEVLPHAPFGGCKMSGFGVEFGLEGLLEYTVPQLLNINR; translated from the coding sequence ATGAAAAAAGAATACTCGATGATTATCAACGGACAGAAAGTGGCTGGAGGTGGTTCACCATTTTCCGTTATTAATCCCGCTACTGCCACTGAGCTGAGCCAGTGTCCAGCTGCATCATTAGCGCAACTTGATGAGGCAGTGAATGCTGCAGAAGAAGCATTCAAACAGTGGCAGCATGTTTCTCATCAGGATCGCCAAAAAATGCTGCATAGCATTGCTGACAAAATTGAAGAACATGCTGCTGAATTAGCTGAGATTGTGACGCAAGAGCAGGGAAAACCTTTAGGGCTGGCTCAGATGGAAGTCGGTGGCGCAGTGGCTTGGACACGCTATACGGCTGATTTAGAGATTCCTGTTGATGTAATAGAGGATAGCCCGAATAAGCGTATCGAACTTCATCGCAAACCACTAGGGGTTGTCGGATCGATTCTACCTTGGAATTGGCCTTTAATGATCGCGGTTTGGCATATTATGCCCGCGTTGCGCTCAGGCAACACGGTTGTAGTAAAACCCTCTTCAATGACCCCATTTAACACCATCCGTCTTGTTGAGCTGATTAATGAAGTTGTACCAGCAGGGGTTATTAACATCGTCACGGGTGAGGGTGGGTTAGGCCGAGCCATGAGTGGCCACGAGAAGATCAGAAAAATTGTATTTACCGGCTCGACGCCAACAGGGCAGAACATCATGCGTAATGCGGCAGGTAATCTGAAACGCTTAACGCTGGAACTGGGCGGTAATGATGCAGGTATCGTGCTACCCGGTGCTGATGTAGATGCCATAGCGTCAGGAATTTTTCAAACAGCGTTCCTCAATATGGGTCAAACGTGTGCTGCATTGAAACGCTTGTATGTTCACGATTCTCTCTACGAGTCATTAAGCGACAAGCTCATCGCGATTGCCCAGCAGCAGCAAGTGGGGAATGGTATGGATGAAGGTGTAAGCTTTGGGCCTGTTCAAAATAAAGATCAGTATGATCTGGTTAATGAGTTGATCGCTGATGCAAAACGACAGGGTGCCGCTGTACATAGTGGGGCAGCGATACCTGAGGGTTCGGGTTATTTTATCTCGCCGACTATAGTGACAAACGTGTCTGACGGTGTGCGCATTGTTGATGAAGAGCAGTTTGGTCCTGTGCTACCTATTATTCGTTACTCGCATATTGATGAAGCTATTCAGAAAGCTAATGCCAGCGAGAATGGACTAGGGGGATCTGTGTGGGGGAGTGACTTAGAGCAAGCCCAATTAGTCGCGTCACAACTAGAGTGCGGAACTGCATGGATTAACGGTCATGCAGAAGTGTTACCGCACGCTCCGTTTGGTGGATGCAAGATGTCTGGTTTTGGTGTGGAGTTTGGTCTTGAGGGGCTATTAGAGTACACCGTGCCCCAGCTACTGAATATCAATCGTTAG
- a CDS encoding alginate export family protein, whose protein sequence is MKMNKQTFAGLIACAMASATQAGVLSTTDETQIELNIEAMAGLFSASEDYVGSNGRTWQEGFVKPTFAVSHKLSNGVQAYGGLGAIALGTAGDGDAAGLTKGNEGQVDLENAYIGLRSQNNVIDFSVGRQTFQLGDGFLIAGDAISLGDLGVAGVDVDRGGAYYLAGKKSFSNTALLKFDPEGPYRGDLFWLQSNNPYHQDTSLAGINIEYVDEARGTVGISYLKVLDVDQGSGLGLWDQREGMKAISLRGQGSLGVENLQLSFEYVKETGGSAGVKNEADAWYVEAGWTFADLPWSPTVNYRYAQFSGDNASTAKNEAFDPLFFGFTRGFGTWFQGEVASNYAGPANSGNDVSRLEISASPRDNLQVGAQYWKFSPQDDAPDLAGSEIDLYALWSINDNWVFSPLIGIYMPEGDAVIAAQGNDDSNIYAQAIMMYFF, encoded by the coding sequence ATGAAAATGAATAAACAAACCTTCGCAGGGTTGATTGCCTGCGCAATGGCCTCCGCCACTCAAGCTGGCGTATTGAGTACCACTGATGAAACCCAAATTGAATTAAATATAGAAGCGATGGCGGGATTGTTTTCGGCTTCAGAAGATTATGTCGGCAGCAATGGCCGCACGTGGCAGGAAGGCTTTGTAAAGCCCACATTCGCGGTATCCCATAAGCTTTCCAATGGGGTACAGGCTTACGGTGGCCTAGGTGCCATCGCGTTAGGCACGGCCGGAGATGGCGATGCTGCAGGATTAACAAAGGGTAATGAAGGTCAAGTTGACCTGGAAAATGCCTATATCGGATTAAGATCGCAAAACAACGTTATTGATTTCTCAGTAGGTCGGCAGACTTTCCAGCTAGGGGATGGCTTTCTTATTGCTGGGGATGCTATTAGCTTGGGCGATTTGGGCGTCGCAGGGGTTGATGTTGATCGTGGTGGAGCCTACTACCTAGCGGGTAAAAAAAGCTTTAGTAACACCGCGCTTTTAAAATTTGATCCAGAGGGCCCCTATCGAGGAGATCTGTTCTGGTTACAGTCGAATAACCCGTATCACCAAGACACTTCTTTAGCAGGCATTAATATTGAGTATGTGGATGAAGCCCGCGGAACGGTGGGTATTAGCTATCTAAAAGTATTGGATGTTGATCAAGGTTCAGGGTTGGGCTTATGGGATCAGCGAGAGGGCATGAAAGCGATTAGTTTACGCGGTCAGGGCTCATTAGGTGTTGAGAATCTGCAGCTCTCTTTCGAATATGTTAAAGAAACTGGTGGTAGTGCAGGTGTTAAGAATGAGGCTGACGCATGGTATGTGGAGGCGGGTTGGACATTTGCAGATCTTCCTTGGTCACCAACCGTCAACTATCGCTATGCACAGTTTTCTGGTGATAACGCGAGCACTGCAAAAAATGAAGCTTTTGATCCTCTATTCTTTGGGTTTACCCGTGGATTTGGCACTTGGTTCCAAGGTGAAGTTGCTTCAAATTACGCAGGCCCTGCAAACAGTGGTAATGATGTGAGCCGCTTGGAAATATCCGCATCACCTCGTGATAACCTACAAGTAGGCGCACAATACTGGAAATTCTCACCACAAGATGACGCGCCTGATTTAGCGGGTAGTGAGATAGATCTCTATGCGCTTTGGAGTATTAATGATAATTGGGTATTCAGCCCATTAATCGGTATTTACATGCCAGAGGGTGATGCGGTTATCGCAGCACAAGGAAATGACGACAGCAATATTTATGCGCAAGCGATAATGATGTACTTCTTTTAA
- a CDS encoding sigma-54-dependent Fis family transcriptional regulator: protein MSYKLEQRVFSDPLQDAQRARERLLLEGEVPSGFLRAQIEASWQRSLKAGVRFQDPLITSQPPMADLFELKENHQTLLSMAAPEMDHLSKQFNRDKGMVILANEKATILSVLGDKRSLNNAGSYALDPGICWSEETHGTNALGTAVVDGKPVMINGTEHFLDGVTCFSCTSTPIKGVNGQLLGVLDLTTEANTQHIQGNMSAVQLAARSIENRLFISHFQEQAIIAFHSRTEYLRSAWQGLIAIDMEGKILALNEQACQLLKKSREQLQHQPIEAITGQSPTVLLNQLLRNNGVTLQLRNIVLHCELLHFPRQLTGFTSRREPLSRGTEKAKRSSDHPTIQKIGAEHPRLAKALRMALKGINHDLPVLLNGETGTGKEVVARALHNQSRRCDKPFVAVNCAAIPEGLIESELFGYREGAFTGSRKGGMVGRFQQANNGTLFLDEIGDMPLALQARLLRVLQERKVAPLGGGEEVDLDIALICATHRDIKTLVKDNAFREDLYYRLNGVGVQLPALRVRSDLEALLSDLLTRVGASGVRIHEEVLDMFRQYSWPGNIRQLEMVLKAAVAFLDEGEKEITIDHLTDDFIDELSANSHSGRAGTIKVTELELIRNTLDQCEGNVSATAAALGISRATIYRKLREYDA from the coding sequence ATGTCGTATAAGTTAGAGCAAAGGGTGTTTAGTGATCCTCTTCAAGATGCACAACGGGCCCGCGAAAGACTCCTGCTCGAAGGCGAAGTACCCAGTGGGTTCCTTCGAGCACAAATAGAGGCTTCATGGCAGCGAAGCCTTAAAGCCGGTGTTCGATTTCAAGATCCATTGATCACCTCTCAACCGCCTATGGCTGATCTATTTGAATTAAAAGAGAATCATCAAACCCTTTTGTCGATGGCTGCGCCTGAGATGGACCACCTATCAAAGCAGTTTAATCGTGACAAAGGGATGGTGATTCTAGCTAATGAAAAAGCCACGATCCTATCAGTGTTAGGAGATAAGCGTTCCCTGAATAATGCGGGGAGCTATGCGCTGGATCCGGGTATATGTTGGTCAGAAGAAACCCATGGCACCAATGCATTAGGTACAGCGGTTGTTGATGGTAAACCTGTCATGATTAATGGCACTGAGCACTTTTTAGATGGTGTCACCTGTTTCTCTTGTACATCAACACCCATCAAGGGGGTTAACGGCCAATTATTAGGTGTTCTGGACTTAACGACTGAAGCAAATACTCAACATATACAGGGAAACATGAGTGCGGTTCAGTTAGCCGCCAGAAGTATTGAAAACCGACTGTTCATTTCCCACTTTCAAGAACAGGCCATCATCGCTTTTCACAGCCGCACAGAATATCTACGATCCGCATGGCAAGGGCTTATTGCCATTGATATGGAAGGAAAAATTCTGGCGCTCAATGAACAAGCATGCCAGTTACTTAAAAAATCCCGTGAACAGCTTCAGCATCAACCAATAGAGGCCATCACAGGGCAGTCTCCAACCGTTTTGCTCAATCAATTGCTGCGTAATAATGGGGTGACCTTACAGTTGCGAAATATAGTTCTGCACTGTGAGCTTTTACACTTTCCTCGCCAGTTGACCGGTTTTACTTCCAGACGTGAGCCCCTAAGTAGGGGAACAGAGAAGGCTAAACGCTCATCGGATCACCCCACGATACAGAAAATTGGGGCTGAGCACCCTCGATTAGCTAAAGCATTGCGCATGGCATTAAAAGGGATTAATCATGATCTACCTGTGCTCCTGAATGGGGAAACAGGCACCGGCAAAGAGGTTGTTGCAAGGGCTCTGCATAATCAGAGCCGCCGCTGTGATAAGCCGTTCGTTGCGGTGAACTGTGCAGCCATCCCTGAGGGGTTGATAGAATCAGAACTGTTTGGATATCGTGAAGGTGCGTTTACCGGCTCAAGAAAAGGCGGAATGGTTGGGCGTTTTCAACAAGCGAATAATGGCACATTATTCCTCGATGAAATCGGCGACATGCCACTGGCCCTACAGGCACGATTATTACGAGTATTACAGGAGCGGAAAGTAGCGCCGTTAGGTGGAGGTGAAGAGGTCGATCTTGATATCGCTTTGATCTGTGCCACCCATCGTGATATCAAAACATTGGTCAAAGACAATGCTTTTCGTGAAGATCTTTACTATCGCTTAAATGGTGTCGGCGTACAGTTACCAGCGTTACGAGTACGGTCAGACCTTGAAGCCCTCTTATCTGATTTATTAACTCGGGTTGGCGCTTCAGGTGTACGTATACATGAAGAAGTGCTTGATATGTTCCGGCAGTACAGTTGGCCAGGGAATATTCGTCAACTAGAGATGGTACTGAAAGCAGCGGTAGCCTTTTTAGATGAAGGGGAAAAAGAGATCACGATTGATCATTTAACGGATGATTTTATAGATGAACTGAGTGCCAATAGTCATTCAGGCCGGGCAGGTACGATCAAAGTAACGGAGCTAGAGCTTATTCGCAACACGCTCGATCAATGTGAAGGCAATGTGTCTGCCACCGCTGCGGCATTGGGTATAAGCCGAGCGACGATTTATCGTAAGCTACGAGAATATGATGCATAG